From the Hordeum vulgare subsp. vulgare chromosome 1H, MorexV3_pseudomolecules_assembly, whole genome shotgun sequence genome, the window ACGGCGCGGCGTCCGCCGATGAGTCGCAGTTGGAGGTCGAGTTCCAGTCACCGCAGAGGCACAGGTCGCCGCGGCTCTCCACGTCGTGGCCGCACGCCCCGCCCGTGGCGCGGCACGCGCCGCAGAACCCCCGGTTCGCCTCCGGCAGCGCCCACGCCACCCGGATGCCGTACGCCCACCCGCCGGCCCCGTCCGCGCGCACCGGCGCGAGGCTGTACGCGCTGCTGTACCCCTCGCACTGGAGCCGGCTCACGTTCACCGCCCGGATGGCGCCCCACGACACCGCGCAGCACTCAGGCGGCACGGCCGACCCGTACGCCGCTCCCGACGGCCGGCGCCCGTAGTCGTCCCACGCGGGGCAGCCGTAGTAGTCGCCGCACCCCATCCCGGACACGTTCCGGCACGGCAGGTGTTGGTCGGGGAAGCCCTGGAAGAGCGGCGAGCTGGCGCGGCAGCCGAGCAGGAGGAACACGTTGTCCGGGTCCGGGGCCAGGAACGGCGCGCGCCACGGCTCGACGACGAACCCGTTGCCGCGGCCGCCCGGGGAGCGGTCGATGGCGCGGCAGTCGGACATGGCCGGGTCGTGCAGGGTGAGGCCGCGGTAGGCGTAGTCGATGTCGAGGACGCGGTAGGagcccgaggggaggtgtagcatGAGCGTGCGGTCGATGCAGTAGAGCAGGTCGCGGAACCCCGCGTGGCCGCACCCGGGGTGGAGCGCGAACGGGTAGTCCACCGTGATGTTGCCGCAGAAGGACCGGCACGTCGTGATGGACACGTTGGCGGCGGCCGCCGGCCGAGCCATGCCGCACGCGCACGCGCACAGAGCGAGCAGGGCGGCAACCAGGCGCGGACGTAGGAGCGCCATTGCCCCGTTACGAACTGCAAGGAGGCCAAGCGTGTGGAGGTTGGTAGAAGAAGATCGAGGGGGGCAAGAACGCATGCATTCTAGTTAAGCAACAAAGCAGCACGGATCGATTCCTTGC encodes:
- the LOC123412498 gene encoding uncharacterized protein LOC123412498 yields the protein MRSCPPRSSSTNLHTLGLLAVRNGAMALLRPRLVAALLALCACACGMARPAAAANVSITTCRSFCGNITVDYPFALHPGCGHAGFRDLLYCIDRTLMLHLPSGSYRVLDIDYAYRGLTLHDPAMSDCRAIDRSPGGRGNGFVVEPWRAPFLAPDPDNVFLLLGCRASSPLFQGFPDQHLPCRNVSGMGCGDYYGCPAWDDYGRRPSGAAYGSAVPPECCAVSWGAIRAVNVSRLQCEGYSSAYSLAPVRADGAGGWAYGIRVAWALPEANRGFCGACRATGGACGHDVESRGDLCLCGDWNSTSNCDSSADAAPSSAAAPGAAIAALLLAVLASGLSSGSIANM